A portion of the Sulfuricurvum kujiense DSM 16994 genome contains these proteins:
- the ruvC gene encoding crossover junction endodeoxyribonuclease RuvC gives MNILGIDPGTRNCGYAIVTIDGQKIRLIEAGLIKIKAESLQYQIPQVAEAIEQLFRIHTIDEVAMEDIFYAHNPKTVLKLAQFRGAITLKLLQEHGMFAEYTPLQVKKALTGKAKAAKEQVAFMVKQILGITKEIKPMDITDAMAVAITHAQRVKLEKNQKSREK, from the coding sequence ATGAATATTTTAGGGATCGATCCGGGAACACGAAACTGTGGGTACGCGATCGTAACGATCGACGGTCAAAAAATACGTCTTATTGAGGCCGGATTAATCAAAATAAAAGCAGAATCTCTTCAATATCAAATTCCCCAGGTTGCAGAAGCAATCGAACAGTTGTTCCGTATTCATACGATCGATGAAGTGGCAATGGAAGATATTTTTTATGCCCATAACCCTAAAACGGTTTTAAAATTGGCACAGTTCCGCGGAGCGATTACGTTAAAGCTTTTGCAAGAACACGGTATGTTTGCCGAATATACACCGTTACAAGTTAAAAAAGCGTTGACCGGAAAAGCGAAAGCGGCAAAAGAACAGGTAGCTTTTATGGTAAAGCAGATACTGGGAATAACAAAAGAGATAAAACCTATGGATATTACCGATGCGATGGCGGTAGCAATTACGCATGCCCAAAGGGTAAAGCTGGAAAAAAATCAAAAAAGTAGAGAAAAGTAG